DNA sequence from the Cronobacter turicensis z3032 genome:
AATCACCGTTGCGAAGGGGTTAATGGTGGAGCCGAGCGTGCCGATGCCCGCGCCCAGCAACACCGTGGCGGCGGCGACCAGCGGGTCGAAGCGCGCGGCCATCATGACCGGCACCAGCAGGGTATAAAACGGCAGCGACTCTTCCGCCATGCCGTAGATGGTGCCGCCCGCGGCGAACAGCGCCATCAATATCGGGATCATCCACTCTTCTTTGCCGTGTAACCGCTCCGTCACGCGCTCGATCCCGGCGTCGATGGCCCCGGTTTTATTCACCACGCCCAGAAAGCCGCCGATGATCAGCACAAACAGCGCCACGTCGATGGCCCCTGCGGTATAGGTCACGTGGTTGTAAAGGCCATCCACCGGGGCCAGCAGAATGGCGGTAATGCCCTGCGGATGCGCCTCGACGGGGGCGTAAGTGCCCGCGACCGGCACCTCTTTGCCGAGCGTGTCGTTCATCGCCATCTGGTATTTCCCGGCAGGCACTACCCAGGTGAGCGCCGCCACCAGCGCGATAAGCACAAACAAAATCGTATAAGCGGAAGGAAATTTGAACCTGTGCATGAGGGTATCTCCGAAGCGGCGGGCGCACCGGCGGCGCGCCCGCAAAGATTATTCGCCAAGCGTCGCCACCATCACGGCTTTGATGGTGTGCATACGGTTCTCCGCCTCATCAAACACAATGGAGCAGGGGGACTCGAACACGTCATCCGTCACTTCCAGCCCTTTCAGGCCATAAGCGACTTCGATTTCGCGGCCGACGGTGGTGTGCTCGTTATGAAACGCCGGCAGGCAGTGCATAAATTTGACGTTCGGATTGCCGGTCGCTTTCACCACCGCCTGATTGATCTGGTAGGGTTTCATCAACGCGACGCGCTCGGCCCACGCTTCTTTCGGCTCGCCCATCGATACCCAGACGTCGGTGTAGAGGAAATCCACACCGTCCACGCCTTCGTCCACATGCTCCGTAAGAATGATGCGCGCGCCGGTCTCAGCGGCGAGTGCGCGGCATTGTTCGACCAGCGCCTCTTCCGGCCAGAAGGCTTTCGGCGCCACCAGGCGGATCTCCATGCCCATTTTCGCCGCGCCTACCATCAGCGAGTTGCCCATGTTGTTGCGCGCGTCGCCAAGATACGCAAAGCGGATCTGCGGAAGCGTTTTGCCTGGCGAGTGCTCCAGCATGGTCATCAGGTCGGCCAGGATTTGCGTCGGATGAAATTCATTGGTCAGCCCGTTCCATACCGGCACGCCCGCGAATTTGGCAAGCTCCTCAACGATCTCCTGGCCGTAGCCGCGATATTCGATGCCGTCATACATGCGTCCCAGCACGCGGGCGGTATCTTTCATTGACTCTTTATGACCAATCTGCGAGCCGCTCGGCCCGAGGTATGTCACCTGCGCGCCCTGGTCAAATGCGCCGACTTCAAACGCGCAGCGGGTGCGGGTGGAGGTTTTTTCGAAAATCAGCGCGATGTTTTTGCCCACCAGCGTTTTCTTCTCGCGCCCGGCCTTTTTATCGGCTTTCAGCTGCATGGCCAGATCGATGAGGTACTGGATCTCCGCCGGGGTGTAGTCGAGCAGTTTCAGGAAGTTGCGGTTTTTCAGGTTGATAGTCATGGTTAAATCCTTTTTGCATTAAAGCGGTGAGAAAACTTACTGGCGAATCAACGTGCCTTTATCGCCCGCGAGGATGGCCGGGCCGTCGCCCAGCGCGCCGATCCCTGCGATGCCGCCGCACTGCTCAACGAAGGCGCAGCACGCGGCCACTTTCGGCCCCATGGAGCCTGCATCGAAGTGCAGCTCCGCCAGCTGCGAGGGCGTTACGTGGGTCATGGGGCGCTGGGTCGGCTTACCCCAGTGGACATACACCGCGTCGGCGTCCGTCAGGATCAGCAGCGCGTCGGCGTGCAGCTGGCGCGCCAGCAGCGCGGCCGAGAGATCTTTATCGATAACCGCCTCGATGCCGTGGTAACCGTCGGCTTTATCCACCACCGGCACGCCGCCGCCGCCGTTGCAAATCACCAGATGGTCGCGCTCGATAAGCGCTTTGATGGCGTCGCTCTCGACAATCCGCTGCGGCTGAGGCGAAGGCACCACGCGACGGAAATAAGGCCCGTCGGCTTTCATCGTCCAGCCTTTCTCCGCGGCGAGCTGGTCCGCCTGGGCTTTGTCATATACCGGGCCGATGTATTTGGTCGGGTTCTTAAACGCCGGGTCAGCGTCATCCACCGCCACCTGCGTCAGCAGCACGCTGACTTCGCGATCCGGCAGCTGGTTTTTCAGCGACTGCTGTAACAGGTAACCAATCATTCCCTGACTTTCGGCGCCCAGAATGTCGAGCGGATAAGGCGTGACGTTCAGATAGGCGCTGTTTTGCAGCGCCAGCAGCCCGACCTGCGGGCCATTGCCGTGCACCAGCACCACGCGCCACTGGCGGGTGAGCTGAGCAATGGTGTGGGCCGCCAGTTCGACGTTATGACGCTGAATATCGGCCTCCAGCGGTTCGCCGCGTTTCAGCAGCGCGTTGCCGCCAAGGGCCACGACCAGCGTGGGTTTCATTTCCATGGGGTTCTCCTTAAATGCCGTCGCGTTCCAGCGGGCAGCTCATGCAGCGCGCGCCGCCGCGTCCGCGGCCCAGCTCGTCGCCAGGAATCGGCAGCACGGTGATGCCGGCCTTGTCATATTTCTCGTTGGTCCAGGTGTTGCGCTCATAGCCGATCACTACGCCTGGGCGCACGGTCAGCACGTTGTTGGCGTCGTTCCACTGCTCGCGCTCGGCTTCAAACGCATCGCCGCCGGTGGTGATGAGCCGTATCTGGTCGATGCCGAGCGCCTGCTCCAGGGCGTATACCAGCGTTTTTTCTTCGGTACGTGCGATGCCGCCGTGCCCGTCCGGCGTTAAGGTCCAGCACTTCACGTCAGGGCGTACGACTTCCGGATAAACGGAGAAAGTGTCGATATCGATATGCGTCATCACGGTATCGAGGTGCATACAGGAGCGGTGTTTCGGCAATTCAACGGCAATAACGCGCGTCGCCTGCTGGTGTTTAAACAGGGCGCTCGCGAGGAATTCCACACCCTGCGGCGTGGTGCGCTCAGACATGCCGATTAATACCGCGCCGCGGCCAATCACTAATACATCGCCGCCTTCCAGCGTCGCGTGGTCATAATTAATATTCTGATCGCCGAAATATTTAATAAACTCGCCATCGGCGAAGGCCGGATGCCAGCGATAAATCGCGCGCAGATTATTGGTTTCGCGCTGGCGGGCCTGTTTCGCCATTGGGTTAATCGACACGCCGTTATATATCCAGCAGGATGTGTCACGGGTAAATAAATGGTTGGGCAACGGCTCCATAATAAAATCATTGGCGCCGTGCGTGTCCACGACCATATTATGAATGGAGGCCGGGATTTCGCTGAAGGTCAGGCCGCCGCTTAAACGCCGCGCCAGCTCACGGTGCGGCAGATCGGCAAGCCAGCCGCGGACATCCGAGGCAAAAGAGGGGCCGAGGCGGTATTCAGACACCTGTGTCTCCAGCAACCAGTCTTTGGCGGCCGGGATATCCAGCGTGCGCGTCAGGAGATCCGTCAGCAATAATACTTCTACGCCCTGGTCGCGCAGCGTACGGGCGAAAATATCGTGTTCTTCACCGGCGCGTTCTACGGATAATACATCATCGAAAAGTAATTCCTGGCAATTAGACGGCGTCAGTCTTTTCAGGCTTAAATTAGGGCGGTGCAACATGACGCTGCGTAATTGTCCAATTTCCGATCCCACGTAATGCTTTTCCATATTTATTCCTTCGCTAATTTTCAGAATAAAAACGGCGGCATTATGCGAAAGGTTTTCGCATAACGAGTTACCGTGCAGATTGAATTCGAAATTAATAGTAATGGAGTGCGGGGTTTATTGTGTGATGAATATCACGGGCGACGCGGTGATTTTACTATTCCGCCATAATGATGATTTATTTCATGGAAAGTTTAATTAATTTGTCGGGGGTTATGAATCGCTACGCAGAAAACACGGCGCTTATGCAGCGTTGTTAAGAATCTGTTTTTGGACAACAAATACACAAATAATTAAATTATTGATATTAAATGCTTTTATTTGGTCCGTAATATGGTTATGCATTTATGGTGCGCGATTATTTTGAATTGCTGAAAATAAAGCAAATAACTATGACGTAACCATGCCTGTTTGTGAGGTAAGTAAAACGTGATTCCCCTGTCTTTTTTCAGATAAACACTGGTAAAACAGTGGGATATAGCGAAGCTGTAAGTGGTATTCGCCAGGGTTATGCATAAAAGATGCATAAACGCCTGATGGGTATTAACAAGCCGGTAACGCTTCGTTCGATAACCATGCGCCAGAACAGCTTTTACCCATAAACCAGTGGCGCGCCGGCGGAATTACTCGTATAACACGACAAAATGAAACGCTGTTTTATATAAGGAGCTGGCATGATTATCGGTAACATTCACGCGTTGGGCGAATGGCTGCCTGCGCCGTTTCGCGAGGCGATTGAGCAGGTGAAGCAGCAGGTGACGGCGCAGACCGCGCCGGGCAAGTACGATCTGGATGGCGATCGCCTTTTTTTTCTGCTCTCAGAAGATACGACGGAGCCGCTGGCGGAACGCCGCGCCGAATATCACGCGCGTTATCTGGACATTCAGATTGTCCTGTCGGGCCGCGAAGGGATGACCTTCAGCACGTTGCCGCCGGGCGCGCCGGACACCGACTGGCTGGCGGATAAAGATATCGCGTTCCTGCCCGAAGGCGCACAGGAGAAAACCGTGGTGCTGGAAGAGGGCGATTTCGTGATTTTCTGGCCAGGCGAGGTGCATAAGCCGCTGTGCGCGGTGGGCGACCCGGCCCCGGTGCGCAAAGTCGTCGTGAAGATGTTGATGGCGTGAGTGGCTTGTAGATGGGTAGGGTGGGCACCCACCATCCAGTCATCCGGCAAGGCGGGTGCGCGATGCTTACCCGCCCTACGGTGAGCGTGGTTCTGTCGTTTCGTAGGGTGGGTAAGCGAAGCGCAGCCACCAATCGACCATCCGACCATCCGGCAAGGCGGGTGCGCGATGCTTACCCGCCCTACGGTGAGCGTTGTTCTGTCGTTTCGTAGGGTGGGTAAGCGAAGCGCAGCCACCAGTCGACCATCCGACCATCCGGCAAGGCGGGTGCGCGATGCTTACCCGCCCTACAGTCAGCGTTGTTCTGTCGTTTCGTAGGGTGGGTAAGCGCAGCGCACCCACCAACCCCGCGAGCTTACTCAGAGAGCGTCGCCACCATCACTGCTTTGATCGTATGCATCCGGTTTTCCGCCTGATCGAACACGATACTGTGGGTCGACTCAAACACCTCGTCGGTCACTTCCATGCCGCCTTTCAGGCCATACTCCTGCGCCATCTGCTTGCCGAGCGTGGTCTGGTCGTCGTGAAACGCCGGCAGGCAGTGCAGAAATTTCACGTTCGGGTTGCCGGTCTGCGCCAGCATCTGGCTGTTAACCTGATACGGCCGCAGCAGCGCGATACGCTCTGCCCACTTCTCTTTGGCTTCGCCCATCGACACCCAGACATCGGTATAAATGAAATCCGCGCCCTTCACGCCCGCGGCGATATCTTCGGTCAGCGTGATCCGCCCGCCGGTCTCTTTGGCCAGCGCCTGGCATTCGGTCACAAGCTTCGCGGCAGGCCAGCAGCTCTCTGGGGCGACAAGCCGTAAATCCAGCCCCATCAGCGCGGCGGCTTCTAACATTGAGTTGCCCATGTTGTTGCGCGCATCACCCGCGTACACCAGCGTCATCTCGTTAAACGCTTTGCCCGGCAGATGTTCCTGCATGGTGAGCAGATCCGCCAGTAATTGCGTCGGGTGAAACTCATCGGTCAGGCCGTTCCACACCGGCACACCGGCGAACTGCGCCAATGTTTCGACGATCTCCTGGCCAAAACCGCGATACTGAATGCCGTCGTACATGCGGCCCAGCACGCGGGCGGTATCTTTAATTGATTCTTTATGCCCAATCTGACTGCCGCTTGGCCCGAGATAAGTGACGCGCGCGCCCTGGTCATATGCGGCAACTTCGAAAGAGCATCGTGTGCGGGTTGAGTCTTTTTCGAAGATGAGCGCAATGTTTTTTCCGGTAAGCTTTTGAACTTCAACGCCGTTTTTTTTATCGTTTTTAAGCTTCGCCGAAAGCTCCAGCAACATGCGGATTTGAGCGGGCGTAAAATCGAGCAGTTTTAAAAACGATTTCTGGTACAACGCAGACATGATCCCCTCGCTGGCTGACGCCACTTATTGAATTAATATTCAACATATATGTATGAATATTCATTTGCAACCCCCGGTGTTAAAACTTTGCGGTGAAAGGTGGAGGCATTCCCGCGGGTGTGTGAAAATAGAAGGTATCTGCCACACACTGAGGAACGAGCCATGGCAAACCCGGAATTACTGGAAGAGCAGCGCGAAGAGACGCGTCTGATTATTGAAGAGCTGCTTGAAGATGGCAGCGATCCTGAGGCGCTGTACACTATTGAACACCACTTTTCGGCAGACGATTTCGACACGCTGGAGAAACTGGCGGTAGAAGTGTTCAAGCTTGGCTACGAAGTGACAGACCCGGAAGAGCTGGAGCTGGAAGAGGGCGGTGAAACCGTTATCTGCTGCGACGCGCTGAGCGAGTGCGCGCTGAATGCCGAGCTTATCGACGCTCAGGTCGAACAACTGATGAACATGGCGGAGAAGTTTAACGTCGAATATGACGGCTGGGGCACTTACTTTGAAGACCCGGACGGTGAAGGCGAAGACGAAGACGACGAAGGCATGGATGAAGACGACGACGGC
Encoded proteins:
- the arcA gene encoding Arginine deiminase, which gives rise to MEKHYVGSEIGQLRSVMLHRPNLSLKRLTPSNCQELLFDDVLSVERAGEEHDIFARTLRDQGVEVLLLTDLLTRTLDIPAAKDWLLETQVSEYRLGPSFASDVRGWLADLPHRELARRLSGGLTFSEIPASIHNMVVDTHGANDFIMEPLPNHLFTRDTSCWIYNGVSINPMAKQARQRETNNLRAIYRWHPAFADGEFIKYFGDQNINYDHATLEGGDVLVIGRGAVLIGMSERTTPQGVEFLASALFKHQQATRVIAVELPKHRSCMHLDTVMTHIDIDTFSVYPEVVRPDVKCWTLTPDGHGGIARTEEKTLVYALEQALGIDQIRLITTGGDAFEAEREQWNDANNVLTVRPGVVIGYERNTWTNEKYDKAGITVLPIPGDELGRGRGGARCMSCPLERDGI
- the arcB gene encoding Ornithine carbamoyltransferase, catabolic; this translates as MTINLKNRNFLKLLDYTPAEIQYLIDLAMQLKADKKAGREKKTLVGKNIALIFEKTSTRTRCAFEVGAFDQGAQVTYLGPSGSQIGHKESMKDTARVLGRMYDGIEYRGYGQEIVEELAKFAGVPVWNGLTNEFHPTQILADLMTMLEHSPGKTLPQIRFAYLGDARNNMGNSLMVGAAKMGMEIRLVAPKAFWPEEALVEQCRALAAETGARIILTEHVDEGVDGVDFLYTDVWVSMGEPKEAWAERVALMKPYQINQAVVKATGNPNVKFMHCLPAFHNEHTTVGREIEVAYGLKGLEVTDDVFESPCSIVFDEAENRMHTIKAVMVATLGE
- the argF gene encoding Ornithine carbamoyltransferase chain F, translated to MYQKSFLKLLDFTPAQIRMLLELSAKLKNDKKNGVEVQKLTGKNIALIFEKDSTRTRCSFEVAAYDQGARVTYLGPSGSQIGHKESIKDTARVLGRMYDGIQYRGFGQEIVETLAQFAGVPVWNGLTDEFHPTQLLADLLTMQEHLPGKAFNEMTLVYAGDARNNMGNSMLEAAALMGLDLRLVAPESCWPAAKLVTECQALAKETGGRITLTEDIAAGVKGADFIYTDVWVSMGEAKEKWAERIALLRPYQVNSQMLAQTGNPNVKFLHCLPAFHDDQTTLGKQMAQEYGLKGGMEVTDEVFESTHSIVFDQAENRMHTIKAVMVATLSE
- the yjgK gene encoding Uncharacterized protein yjgK, which codes for MIIGNIHALGEWLPAPFREAIEQVKQQVTAQTAPGKYDLDGDRLFFLLSEDTTEPLAERRAEYHARYLDIQIVLSGREGMTFSTLPPGAPDTDWLADKDIAFLPEGAQEKTVVLEEGDFVIFWPGEVHKPLCAVGDPAPVRKVVVKMLMA
- the arcC gene encoding Carbamate kinase, producing MKPTLVVALGGNALLKRGEPLEADIQRHNVELAAHTIAQLTRQWRVVLVHGNGPQVGLLALQNSAYLNVTPYPLDILGAESQGMIGYLLQQSLKNQLPDREVSVLLTQVAVDDADPAFKNPTKYIGPVYDKAQADQLAAEKGWTMKADGPYFRRVVPSPQPQRIVESDAIKALIERDHLVICNGGGGVPVVDKADGYHGIEAVIDKDLSAALLARQLHADALLILTDADAVYVHWGKPTQRPMTHVTPSQLAELHFDAGSMGPKVAACCAFVEQCGGIAGIGALGDGPAILAGDKGTLIRQ
- the yjgD gene encoding Uncharacterized protein yjgD; translated protein: MLEDGSDPEALYTIEHHFSADDFDTLEKLAVEVFKLGYEVTDPEELELEEGGETVICCDALSECALNAELIDAQVEQLMNMAEKFNVEYDGWGTYFEDPDGEGEDEDDEGMDEDDDGVRH